Proteins encoded together in one Corynebacterium liangguodongii window:
- the cydC gene encoding thiol reductant ABC exporter subunit CydC: MRILPGAIASLLRAAEVKASSVAAAVAAASVTLIAALTLTVLSGWLITRAWQMPPVLTSSVAITAVRALGISRAVFRYLDRLLTHRIALRALSNLRVLVYDALAAGASLPRGRGHVYLVEETERVTDYLVRSLIPRAVAWVVSVIAVGITAILSPLSAAVLAAALAVTGFAVPRLALRSYRREASVEAASQLTVDIDQVLGHRVEYAAAGVAPALIARASRSSAAATRAALEAQRSSVAAEALQTWAVSAAAVGVAAVGAWTYNGDPTWLGMLVMVPLAAFESHAPLAAAAQHESDAVRSAHRLRALLGSAPRPAGAPAPSATVSARGLRCDHGDVEWNFSLAPGERLVIRGPSGCGKTTLLETLAGLRAPAAGSCTAAPNTRFFAEDAWVFATSVRENLRVCSPMLEDDVANAALKAVGFPFPLDFHLAAGADSLSAGQRRKLLVARALCSEADVLLIDEPTAHLTPDDAGKILRMLLTAPLPGAKAHRSVIVAAHVGEP, encoded by the coding sequence ATGAGGATTCTCCCTGGTGCCATCGCCTCCCTGCTGCGCGCGGCCGAGGTGAAGGCCTCCTCCGTGGCTGCGGCGGTGGCGGCGGCCTCTGTCACCCTGATCGCGGCGCTTACGCTCACGGTGTTGTCGGGCTGGCTGATCACGCGGGCCTGGCAGATGCCGCCGGTGCTCACCTCGTCGGTGGCGATCACCGCCGTGCGCGCGCTCGGGATCTCGCGCGCGGTGTTCCGCTACCTCGACAGGCTGCTTACCCACCGCATTGCCCTGCGCGCGCTGAGTAATCTGCGCGTTCTCGTCTACGACGCCCTCGCCGCAGGTGCCAGCCTCCCGCGCGGGCGCGGGCACGTCTACCTCGTGGAGGAGACCGAGCGCGTCACCGACTACCTCGTGCGCAGCCTCATCCCGCGCGCCGTGGCCTGGGTCGTCTCCGTCATCGCGGTGGGCATCACCGCGATCTTGAGCCCGCTGTCCGCGGCCGTCCTCGCCGCGGCGCTGGCCGTGACCGGATTCGCGGTGCCGCGCCTCGCGCTGCGCTCCTACCGGCGCGAGGCGAGCGTCGAGGCAGCCAGCCAGCTCACCGTCGACATCGACCAGGTGCTGGGGCACAGGGTGGAATACGCCGCCGCCGGCGTGGCGCCCGCGCTCATCGCCCGCGCCTCGCGCTCCTCCGCCGCGGCCACCCGCGCGGCCCTTGAAGCGCAGCGCTCCTCGGTGGCCGCCGAAGCCCTGCAGACCTGGGCGGTATCGGCGGCGGCCGTCGGCGTCGCGGCCGTCGGTGCGTGGACCTACAACGGGGATCCCACGTGGCTGGGCATGCTCGTCATGGTGCCGCTCGCGGCGTTCGAATCCCACGCGCCGCTCGCCGCGGCCGCGCAGCACGAAAGCGACGCCGTGCGCAGCGCGCACCGGCTTCGCGCCCTGCTGGGTTCCGCCCCGCGCCCGGCGGGCGCGCCGGCTCCCTCTGCCACCGTCTCGGCCCGCGGCCTGCGCTGCGACCACGGGGATGTGGAGTGGAACTTCTCACTCGCCCCGGGGGAGAGGCTCGTGATTCGCGGGCCGTCCGGGTGCGGCAAGACCACCTTGCTCGAGACGCTCGCGGGCCTTCGCGCCCCCGCCGCCGGCTCGTGCACCGCTGCCCCTAACACCCGGTTTTTCGCCGAGGATGCCTGGGTGTTTGCCACCTCCGTCCGGGAGAACCTGCGCGTGTGCTCGCCCATGCTCGAAGACGACGTCGCCAACGCGGCGCTGAAGGCGGTGGGCTTTCCCTTCCCGCTCGACTTCCACCTCGCCGCCGGGGCTGATTCGCTCTCGGCCGGGCAGCGCAGGAAGCTGCTCGTCGCGCGCGCGTTGTGTAGCGAGGCCGACGTGTTGCTTATCGACGAACCCACCGCCCACCTCACCCCCGACGACGCCGGGAAGATCCTGCGCATGCTGCTCACCGCTCCCCTGCCCGGCGCGAAGGCGCACCGCAGCGTGATCGTGGCGGCGCACGTGGGCGAGCCCTAG
- a CDS encoding DUF6114 domain-containing protein, protein MHSASRFRRWASHRPFVAGLLMVISGLVVLTPAYLSFEMSNIQVHLSTMSGVSTLLIGALLLCCGAMVWFQSEGRLLAGIAAMILAVVAIPTSNFGGFFVGSLCALIGGALSLAWAPGPRPDGNKRARRDGEES, encoded by the coding sequence ATGCACAGTGCTAGTAGATTTCGCCGCTGGGCTTCCCACCGTCCTTTTGTCGCGGGTTTGCTCATGGTCATCTCCGGCCTGGTTGTCCTGACCCCGGCCTACCTCTCCTTCGAAATGTCCAACATCCAGGTCCACCTGTCGACGATGTCCGGGGTCTCTACGCTGCTTATTGGTGCGCTGCTTCTGTGTTGCGGGGCGATGGTGTGGTTTCAAAGCGAGGGCCGGCTCCTGGCCGGCATTGCGGCAATGATTCTCGCTGTCGTGGCTATCCCGACGTCGAACTTCGGTGGATTTTTCGTCGGCTCACTGTGCGCCTTGATCGGCGGTGCGCTGTCGTTGGCGTGGGCGCCCGGGCCGCGGCCGGACGGGAACAAGAGGGCACGCCGGGACGGGGAGGAATCTTGA
- a CDS encoding ABC transporter ATP-binding protein/permease, whose protein sequence is MASPIDPRLLRLAPPVRRFIVRAGVAQATTTILVIARGVLLGTTAAAAIEGRTERIGAVLVGLVAVALAHGAAAAAARRGSLRAAGWSVDTLRSQALAALARQDPRAVERDHALWRHVLTRGMEDFRPYITDFLPSLVSVAITTPIALATVFFFDRTSGFFALATLPLIPAFMALIGTLTAQRTSKRLRVTAGLGQQVGDLLQGAPTLRALGATRRPGEVIRAAGRRHETATMGVLRLAFLSSFALEFLATLSVALVAVSIGLRLVYGEVALLPALVVLIIVPEVFNPVRSVGTRYHAAADGLEAIDRVLTLIDAPAATTGSYLRAGSPGVEVRELSVSGRDGRLPAGLSFRARPGEITVLRGANGTGKTTTLYAILGALPDDAVTGSIALGGEVSYLSARPATVPGTVRENLQLFGAAAGESVPLVPGVGMERRIDPSARGVSAGELQRIGLARALAKSAPILLLDEPTAHLNPELAGDVLAALRAQANLGKTVLVASHDARLAAAAEQVVEL, encoded by the coding sequence GTGGCCTCCCCGATCGATCCCCGCCTGCTCCGCCTCGCTCCCCCCGTGCGCCGCTTCATCGTGCGCGCGGGGGTGGCGCAGGCGACCACGACCATCCTCGTGATCGCTCGCGGGGTGCTCCTCGGCACGACCGCGGCGGCTGCTATCGAGGGCCGCACCGAGCGCATCGGGGCCGTCCTTGTCGGCCTCGTGGCCGTTGCCCTCGCCCACGGTGCGGCGGCGGCAGCGGCGCGGCGGGGCTCGCTCCGGGCGGCGGGGTGGAGCGTCGATACGCTGCGCAGCCAAGCCCTTGCCGCGCTGGCGCGCCAGGACCCACGGGCCGTCGAGCGAGACCACGCGCTGTGGCGGCACGTGCTCACGCGCGGAATGGAGGACTTCCGGCCCTACATCACGGATTTCCTCCCCTCCCTCGTCTCCGTCGCCATCACCACCCCGATCGCCCTGGCCACGGTATTTTTCTTCGACCGCACCTCCGGGTTCTTCGCGCTGGCGACGCTGCCGCTCATCCCGGCCTTCATGGCGCTCATTGGCACCCTGACCGCGCAGCGCACCAGTAAGCGCCTGCGCGTCACAGCGGGCCTGGGCCAGCAGGTCGGCGACCTTCTACAGGGCGCGCCCACCCTGCGTGCCCTCGGCGCGACGCGGCGCCCGGGTGAGGTGATTCGCGCGGCGGGCCGGCGCCACGAGACCGCGACGATGGGCGTGCTGCGCCTGGCCTTTTTGTCGTCTTTCGCCTTGGAGTTCCTCGCCACCCTCTCCGTCGCGCTGGTCGCGGTGAGCATCGGGCTGCGCCTCGTCTACGGCGAGGTCGCTCTGCTGCCTGCGCTCGTCGTGCTCATCATCGTCCCGGAGGTCTTTAACCCCGTGAGATCCGTGGGCACGCGCTACCACGCGGCCGCCGACGGGCTCGAGGCGATCGATCGGGTGCTCACGCTTATCGACGCCCCCGCCGCAACCACCGGTTCCTACCTGCGCGCCGGATCACCGGGCGTGGAGGTGCGCGAGCTCAGCGTGAGCGGGCGGGACGGGCGGCTTCCCGCCGGGCTGTCCTTCCGCGCGCGCCCGGGCGAGATCACGGTGCTGCGCGGGGCCAACGGAACGGGGAAAACGACGACACTCTACGCCATCCTCGGCGCCCTGCCCGACGATGCGGTGACGGGCTCGATCGCCCTCGGCGGGGAGGTGTCCTACCTCTCCGCGCGCCCCGCGACCGTCCCGGGCACGGTGCGGGAGAACCTGCAGCTCTTCGGCGCCGCCGCGGGCGAATCCGTCCCTCTCGTGCCGGGCGTCGGCATGGAGCGGCGCATCGACCCCAGCGCTCGCGGGGTCTCCGCCGGCGAGCTGCAGCGCATTGGGCTGGCGAGAGCGCTTGCCAAAAGCGCCCCGATCCTCCTGCTCGACGAGCCCACCGCGCACCTCAACCCCGAGCTCGCCGGCGATGTCCTCGCCGCCCTGCGGGCGCAGGCGAACCTAGGCAAGACCGTGCTCGTGGCCAGCCACGACGCCCGCCTCGCCGCCGCGGCCGAGCAGGTGGTGGAGCTATGA
- a CDS encoding cytochrome ubiquinol oxidase subunit I — protein MELDLVDLSRWQFGITTVYHYIFVPLTIGLAPIVAIMQTVWQVSGRSQWYRATRFFGNLFLINFAMGIVTGLVQEFQFGMNWSEYASFVGDVFGAPLAFEGLAAFFFESVFLGVWIFGWGRIPRWAHLASIWTVAVAVNVSAYFIIVANSFMQHPVGARFNPETRRAELTDLWALLTNSTALQAFPHAVFASWMLAGTFVCGISGWWMVRERRRGNVDIATRTWRTCTRFGAWVILVATAGVTLTGDALAKLMFIQQPMKMASAEALCRTETDPAFSVLSVSTMNNCETAVHLIDVPYVLSFLAKGEFSGVTLQGAMDLNEYYQQLYGPGDYIPNLFVTYWSFRLMIGFMVVPVIMAIIALWMTRRRRVPSQRWIELACLAALPAPWLSNFSGWVFTEMGRQPWVVHPNPAFQGAPAPNGEDSINLLVDFGVSHHQPWQVLVSMSIFTLLYGALAIVWFHLMRRYARYGLDQPGIALEDAHGDAHSAPQDSDELEPLTFGPAHAHASSPDAPTPHGKDN, from the coding sequence ATGGAGCTAGACCTGGTCGACCTCTCACGGTGGCAGTTCGGTATCACCACCGTCTACCACTACATCTTCGTCCCGCTCACCATCGGCCTTGCCCCCATCGTGGCCATCATGCAGACGGTCTGGCAGGTCAGCGGGCGCAGCCAGTGGTACCGAGCGACCCGCTTCTTTGGCAACCTCTTCCTCATCAACTTCGCCATGGGTATCGTCACCGGGCTGGTTCAAGAGTTCCAATTCGGCATGAACTGGTCCGAATACGCCAGCTTCGTCGGCGATGTCTTCGGCGCCCCGCTCGCCTTCGAGGGCCTCGCCGCCTTCTTCTTCGAATCGGTCTTCCTCGGCGTGTGGATCTTCGGGTGGGGCCGCATCCCGCGCTGGGCCCACCTCGCCTCGATCTGGACCGTCGCCGTCGCGGTGAACGTCTCCGCCTACTTCATCATCGTCGCCAACTCGTTTATGCAGCACCCCGTGGGCGCCCGGTTTAACCCCGAGACCCGCCGCGCCGAGCTCACCGACTTGTGGGCGCTGCTGACCAACAGCACCGCGCTGCAGGCCTTCCCCCACGCCGTCTTCGCATCCTGGATGCTCGCCGGCACCTTCGTGTGCGGGATTTCCGGCTGGTGGATGGTACGCGAGAGGCGCCGCGGCAACGTGGATATCGCCACACGCACCTGGCGCACCTGCACCCGTTTCGGGGCCTGGGTGATCCTCGTTGCCACCGCCGGGGTGACCCTCACCGGCGACGCGCTGGCCAAGCTCATGTTCATCCAGCAGCCGATGAAAATGGCTTCCGCGGAGGCGCTGTGCCGCACCGAGACCGACCCGGCATTTTCCGTCCTGTCGGTCTCGACGATGAACAACTGCGAGACCGCGGTGCACTTGATCGACGTCCCCTACGTCTTGTCGTTCCTCGCCAAGGGCGAATTCTCCGGCGTCACGCTTCAGGGTGCGATGGACCTCAACGAGTACTACCAGCAGCTCTACGGCCCGGGTGACTACATCCCAAACCTCTTCGTCACCTACTGGTCGTTCCGCCTCATGATCGGGTTCATGGTGGTGCCCGTCATCATGGCCATCATCGCGCTGTGGATGACGCGCCGCCGGCGGGTGCCCTCGCAGCGGTGGATCGAGCTGGCCTGCCTCGCCGCCCTCCCGGCGCCGTGGCTATCCAACTTCTCCGGGTGGGTCTTCACCGAGATGGGCCGCCAGCCCTGGGTGGTCCACCCGAACCCGGCGTTCCAGGGCGCCCCAGCCCCGAACGGTGAGGACTCCATCAACCTCCTCGTCGACTTCGGCGTGTCCCACCACCAGCCCTGGCAGGTGCTGGTGAGCATGTCCATCTTCACGCTCCTCTACGGCGCGCTCGCCATCGTCTGGTTTCACCTGATGCGTCGCTACGCCCGCTACGGGCTCGACCAGCCCGGCATCGCGCTCGAGGACGCCCACGGCGATGCCCACTCCGCGCCGCAGGACAGCGACGAGCTCGAACCGCTCACCTTCGGACCCGCCCACGCCCACGCGTCATCGCCTGACGCGCCCACGCCCCACGGGAAGGACAACTAA
- a CDS encoding FAD/NAD(P)-binding protein, producing the protein MKVAIIGAGPRGLWACEELMGTARERGASIELTVFDTAPRGATSATGAFQPDLPAQWLLNVPASAIATRLGSFDQWRTPGGDFPSRAQVGEFIAASWRAALSRVPRGCALDFRQHRVERIVPAGGGLRVDGTLFDEVMICTGHETATPVPGAIAAYPHTNLDALGPSDVVLVRGAALSFMDVVRYSGAKTFFPVSRSGRFMEVKAYPEDGPVATAALERAGAEIARSADLVAFTRALAEAADAVLEAVGGSGETRPVIEGTDFSGDAVAELRASLAGAQGLRPWTPAQAVGYVFRELYPRVIERASFGGRASLGGERFDALTHTLERVAFGPPAVTARDLVAAIDSGRVRTDVLGRGAEDIGALAREVGASAVVDSVTAPPGVHPDSLVGRLVSDGLARTEAGALIVERDGTVSGQKHLAAAGRMCEGWILGHDTLRRGPDDVIPAWARRVSAAAAPSGVHGIPPLTARTEAWADGLLADAQACHNLIEDHSSPVNVLNPEPMERNITQLVDAARGHGVELKVFFARKANKALAFVDAARDAGHGVDVASVGELTQVLGRGVKGSDTIVTAAVKTDGLLRLAIAHGAVISADSRDELDRIAAIAEELGELALVAPRLAPDPEVMPPTRFGERREAWAEHIGAPGRWVRIVGVHAHLHGYAARDRRHALRECMELVDALARKGHALEFIDIGGGVPMSYIDSAAQWEGYRDAIDAQRAGYAEPFTWKADPLTNTYPYHQRPTRGRWLDEVLAGDIAAGLRRRGLRLHLEPGRSLLDGCGLILAAVAFVKQRSDGLPLVGLHMNRTQCRTTSDDYLVDPILVKRTDPSEEIEAFLVGAYCIEDEVILRRRVRFPAGVSAGDIIAIPNTAGYFMHILESASHQIPLAKNVVWPGGALDPIDAPGA; encoded by the coding sequence ATGAAAGTTGCCATTATCGGGGCAGGCCCGCGCGGGCTGTGGGCGTGCGAAGAGCTCATGGGCACAGCGCGCGAGCGCGGCGCATCAATCGAGCTCACCGTTTTCGACACCGCCCCGCGCGGCGCCACGAGCGCCACCGGCGCGTTCCAGCCCGACCTTCCCGCCCAGTGGCTGCTCAACGTGCCCGCCAGCGCTATTGCCACCCGCCTCGGCAGTTTCGATCAGTGGCGCACGCCGGGCGGGGATTTCCCGTCGCGCGCGCAGGTTGGGGAGTTCATCGCCGCCTCGTGGCGCGCGGCCCTCTCTCGTGTGCCGCGCGGGTGCGCGCTCGATTTTCGCCAGCACAGGGTCGAGCGCATCGTGCCGGCGGGCGGTGGGTTGAGGGTCGACGGCACGCTTTTCGACGAAGTGATGATCTGCACCGGCCACGAGACCGCCACCCCGGTTCCCGGCGCCATCGCCGCCTACCCGCACACCAACCTCGATGCCCTGGGTCCCTCAGACGTGGTGCTCGTCCGCGGCGCGGCGCTGTCGTTCATGGACGTGGTGCGCTACTCGGGCGCCAAGACGTTCTTCCCTGTTTCCCGCAGCGGAAGGTTTATGGAGGTCAAGGCCTATCCCGAGGACGGGCCGGTCGCCACCGCCGCGCTCGAGCGCGCCGGGGCCGAGATTGCCCGAAGCGCCGACCTCGTCGCATTCACCCGCGCCCTCGCCGAGGCCGCGGACGCCGTGCTCGAGGCAGTCGGCGGGAGCGGGGAGACCCGCCCCGTCATCGAAGGCACCGACTTTAGCGGTGACGCCGTCGCCGAGCTGCGCGCCTCGCTGGCCGGCGCGCAGGGCCTGCGCCCGTGGACCCCCGCCCAGGCGGTGGGCTACGTGTTTCGCGAGCTCTACCCTCGCGTCATCGAGCGCGCATCCTTTGGCGGGCGAGCCAGCCTGGGAGGGGAGCGTTTCGACGCGCTCACGCACACCCTCGAGCGCGTCGCCTTCGGCCCTCCCGCGGTAACCGCTCGGGACCTCGTCGCCGCGATCGATTCCGGCCGCGTGCGCACCGATGTGCTCGGGCGCGGCGCGGAAGACATCGGTGCGCTCGCCCGCGAGGTCGGAGCCAGCGCTGTCGTCGATTCGGTCACCGCGCCCCCGGGGGTTCACCCGGATTCGCTCGTCGGCCGCCTCGTCTCAGATGGGCTCGCGCGCACCGAGGCCGGTGCCCTCATCGTCGAGCGCGACGGCACCGTCTCCGGGCAGAAGCACCTCGCCGCCGCGGGAAGGATGTGCGAGGGATGGATCCTCGGCCACGACACGCTGCGCCGGGGCCCCGATGATGTCATCCCTGCCTGGGCGCGGCGCGTCTCCGCGGCGGCGGCCCCGAGCGGGGTGCACGGCATCCCGCCTCTGACCGCGCGCACCGAGGCGTGGGCGGATGGCCTCCTCGCCGATGCGCAGGCGTGCCACAACCTCATCGAGGACCATTCCAGCCCGGTCAACGTCCTCAACCCGGAGCCGATGGAGCGCAACATCACCCAGCTCGTCGACGCCGCGCGCGGCCACGGCGTCGAGCTCAAGGTGTTCTTCGCCCGCAAGGCCAACAAGGCCTTAGCCTTCGTCGATGCGGCGCGCGATGCGGGGCACGGGGTGGACGTGGCCAGCGTCGGCGAGCTCACCCAGGTGCTCGGCCGGGGAGTGAAGGGCAGCGATACCATCGTCACCGCCGCGGTGAAGACCGACGGGTTGCTGCGCCTGGCCATTGCACACGGCGCCGTCATCTCGGCCGATAGCCGCGACGAGCTCGACCGCATCGCAGCCATCGCCGAGGAACTGGGGGAGCTCGCCCTCGTCGCACCGCGCCTCGCACCCGACCCTGAGGTGATGCCGCCGACCCGCTTCGGCGAGCGCCGTGAGGCGTGGGCCGAGCACATCGGCGCACCCGGGAGGTGGGTGCGCATCGTCGGGGTGCACGCGCATCTCCACGGCTACGCGGCACGGGACCGCAGACACGCGCTGCGCGAATGCATGGAGCTTGTGGACGCGCTTGCGCGGAAAGGCCACGCGCTAGAGTTCATCGACATCGGCGGCGGGGTGCCCATGAGCTACATCGACAGCGCCGCGCAGTGGGAGGGCTACCGCGATGCGATCGACGCCCAGCGCGCCGGATACGCCGAGCCCTTTACGTGGAAGGCCGACCCGCTGACCAACACCTACCCCTACCACCAGCGCCCCACCCGGGGGCGGTGGCTCGACGAGGTCCTCGCAGGCGATATCGCCGCGGGCCTGCGGCGGCGCGGGCTGCGGCTCCACCTCGAGCCGGGCCGCTCGCTTCTCGACGGCTGCGGGCTCATCCTCGCCGCCGTTGCCTTCGTGAAGCAGCGTAGCGACGGCCTGCCCCTCGTCGGCCTGCACATGAACCGCACCCAGTGCCGTACCACCTCGGATGACTATCTCGTCGACCCGATCCTGGTCAAGCGCACCGACCCCAGCGAGGAGATCGAAGCCTTCCTCGTGGGGGCCTACTGCATCGAAGACGAGGTGATCCTGCGCCGCCGCGTGCGCTTCCCCGCGGGAGTGAGCGCAGGGGACATCATCGCCATCCCGAACACCGCCGGCTACTTCATGCACATCCTCGAATCCGCCTCGCACCAGATCCCGCTCGCGAAAAACGTCGTGTGGCCGGGCGGTGCCCTCGACCCGATCGACGCGCCCGGCGCCTAG
- a CDS encoding pyridoxal-phosphate dependent enzyme encodes MLSDPRPDLLAAVGHTPLVELAVSPRARAWAKLESFNPSGSAKDRTARAMVRDAYEKGILGPGTIVVESSSGNLGVALAREALIGGWSFHCVVDTRTNAQTLAHMRALGAILHEVTAPDPETGDWLVARRAAVDELVAELGAITLDQYSNRAAITAHSEGTMCEIIDALGHAPDFIVAAVSTTGTIGGCAHFVRSHGLPTTVVAIDAEGSVLFGGTRGSRILPGYGAGVVTELSTHVEPDSVIRVSAGDAVRAARTMARASGFLPGASGGAVAHGVDTLAARHPGAEIAAIFHDDGRAYLDTVYNDEWVEANL; translated from the coding sequence ATGCTCAGCGATCCACGACCGGACCTTCTCGCCGCGGTCGGCCACACACCGCTCGTCGAACTCGCCGTCTCGCCCCGCGCCCGGGCGTGGGCTAAGCTCGAATCCTTCAACCCCTCGGGCAGCGCCAAAGACCGCACGGCCCGGGCGATGGTACGTGACGCCTACGAGAAGGGGATCCTCGGGCCTGGCACGATTGTCGTCGAATCCAGCTCCGGCAACCTCGGGGTGGCGCTGGCGAGGGAGGCCTTGATCGGGGGGTGGAGCTTCCACTGTGTTGTCGATACGCGCACAAACGCCCAGACGCTGGCACACATGCGCGCGCTCGGCGCGATACTCCACGAGGTCACCGCCCCCGACCCGGAGACCGGAGACTGGCTCGTGGCGCGCCGGGCCGCGGTGGACGAGCTCGTCGCCGAGCTCGGGGCCATAACCCTCGACCAATACTCCAACCGGGCGGCGATTACGGCGCATAGCGAGGGCACGATGTGCGAGATTATCGACGCCCTCGGGCACGCTCCGGACTTCATCGTCGCGGCGGTGAGCACGACGGGGACTATCGGCGGGTGCGCGCACTTCGTGCGCAGCCACGGCCTGCCCACCACGGTGGTCGCGATCGATGCTGAAGGCTCCGTGCTCTTCGGCGGCACCCGCGGGAGCCGGATCCTGCCCGGCTACGGCGCCGGTGTGGTCACCGAACTCTCCACCCACGTCGAGCCCGACAGCGTGATCCGCGTGAGCGCGGGCGATGCCGTGCGCGCCGCCCGTACCATGGCGCGCGCCTCGGGGTTTTTACCGGGGGCCTCCGGCGGGGCGGTTGCCCATGGCGTCGATACGCTTGCTGCGCGGCACCCCGGCGCGGAGATCGCCGCGATCTTTCACGATGACGGCCGCGCCTACCTGGACACGGTCTACAACGACGAATGGGTGGAGGCGAACCTGTAG
- a CDS encoding DUF6230 family protein yields the protein MGHLRKGRFAAVLGAGLLMMGAETAVMAQTGLTANIALSNVIFTQTVGSIKGQEFDLFVDAEPMQNGNLGVSRLHISEAMIADLCMSAPIDLPGIGPKKFQMLVPGESTTASNLVIGAKDLAGEMTMINPHIGIDAQQLSDKALPGAFGLNAEKLEAINQTIHASSISADSLTARGGVITVEDVDNAQC from the coding sequence ATGGGACACCTGAGGAAGGGGCGCTTTGCCGCCGTGCTAGGGGCGGGCTTGCTCATGATGGGGGCAGAGACCGCGGTGATGGCGCAAACGGGCCTGACTGCAAACATCGCGCTATCGAACGTGATCTTTACCCAGACGGTTGGTTCGATTAAGGGGCAAGAGTTCGATCTCTTCGTTGATGCTGAGCCCATGCAGAACGGAAACCTAGGGGTCTCACGCCTCCACATCAGCGAAGCGATGATTGCAGATCTGTGTATGTCCGCTCCCATCGACCTTCCAGGAATCGGTCCGAAGAAGTTCCAGATGCTCGTGCCGGGGGAGTCGACCACCGCAAGCAACCTGGTCATTGGCGCCAAAGACCTGGCAGGTGAGATGACGATGATCAACCCGCACATCGGTATCGACGCCCAACAACTCAGCGACAAAGCACTGCCTGGCGCTTTCGGGCTCAACGCCGAAAAATTAGAGGCAATCAACCAGACCATCCACGCCTCTTCGATTTCTGCGGACAGTCTAACTGCGCGGGGCGGCGTTATTACGGTTGAGGATGTCGACAATGCACAGTGCTAG
- the cydB gene encoding cytochrome d ubiquinol oxidase subunit II, protein MDLNTFWFLGIAFLFLGYFVLEGFDFGVGMLLPFLGGKSEEENDKLRTAQVGTIGPLWDGNEVWLVTAGAAIFAAFPEWYATMFSGFFFVLVLILVGLIVRGVCLEWRSKGKTVAWRKRCDAGTAFGSYLPAFLWGLAMTNLVVGMPLDEQGRINSFADGFLGLFNPLGIVGALAFVLVFMLHGALFVAFKAEEPLRGRVRTLALRYLAAPAAIAAAVFVVWIHIVAGHGWTLWAVAAAIAALALALWAAIAGRDGAAFFATAASIAAVSVLLFGSLFPFVVPSTSEFAGWDIYTAASSAYTLKVMSWAGIIVLPAVIIAQAWSYWSFRKRVAV, encoded by the coding sequence ATGGACCTCAATACCTTTTGGTTTCTCGGCATCGCCTTCCTCTTCCTCGGCTACTTCGTGCTCGAGGGCTTCGACTTCGGGGTCGGAATGCTCCTGCCCTTCCTTGGCGGGAAGAGCGAGGAGGAGAACGATAAGCTGCGCACCGCCCAGGTAGGCACCATCGGCCCGCTCTGGGACGGCAACGAGGTGTGGCTCGTCACCGCCGGCGCAGCGATTTTCGCGGCGTTCCCGGAGTGGTACGCGACGATGTTCTCCGGGTTCTTCTTCGTGCTCGTGCTCATCCTCGTCGGTCTCATCGTGCGCGGGGTCTGCCTCGAGTGGCGCTCCAAGGGCAAGACCGTGGCTTGGCGCAAGCGTTGCGACGCGGGCACCGCCTTCGGCTCGTACCTGCCCGCCTTTTTGTGGGGGCTGGCCATGACGAACCTCGTCGTCGGGATGCCGCTCGACGAACAAGGCCGCATCAACTCCTTCGCAGACGGCTTCCTCGGGCTGTTTAACCCGCTGGGCATCGTCGGCGCGCTCGCCTTCGTCCTCGTCTTCATGCTCCACGGGGCCCTCTTCGTCGCTTTTAAGGCGGAGGAGCCGCTGCGCGGACGAGTGCGCACGCTGGCGCTGCGCTACCTCGCGGCCCCCGCGGCAATCGCCGCCGCCGTGTTTGTCGTCTGGATCCACATCGTCGCCGGCCACGGGTGGACGTTGTGGGCCGTTGCCGCAGCCATCGCCGCGCTCGCCCTCGCACTGTGGGCGGCTATCGCCGGGCGCGACGGCGCCGCGTTTTTCGCCACCGCCGCCTCCATCGCCGCCGTGAGCGTGTTGCTCTTCGGCTCTCTCTTCCCGTTCGTCGTGCCCTCGACGAGCGAGTTCGCGGGTTGGGACATCTACACCGCGGCGTCGAGCGCGTACACGCTGAAGGTCATGAGCTGGGCAGGAATCATCGTGCTGCCCGCGGTCATCATCGCCCAGGCCTGGTCGTACTGGTCGTTCCGGAAGAGGGTCGCGGTCTAA